Proteins co-encoded in one Methyloterricola oryzae genomic window:
- a CDS encoding putative porin, with protein sequence MKIATTTAAALLAGSLTQAAQADEREATLVNRNTTLNLIEALVKKGVLDRDSADAMIKDAKAQAVKEAREEIARDDAAAAKSDSSAASTGNKKGQSVHVAYVPQIVKKEIRDEVRAELRDEVVREVKTQAKNEKWGIPAALPDWVSRIKPYFDMRLRFADEFYQGDNAQYFDWMQINEDGGISQALADNQAFLNTRIDRTRFRERFRLGFDAQITEQIKAGFRFATSNQFSPVSNNQTLGNTGQSWEFAIDRAFLQYDYVDGDGHDWFTLSGGRIANPWVSSDVVYDPDLSFEGFAGTLRWPFNQSDSDVKTYVAPNPTGRFGVNMGQQKPDSVFATAGVFPIQEVDFSSSDKWLFGGQIGADWLVFDQSRLIVQGSYYHYKNISARRNAFESRQYDWTAPEFMQKGNSLVAINDAKNQPACNTGSLGAQNVCLVGLASGFQIFNASVMFDYADFAPTHVFLTFDYAKNLGFDEEKIFRQFGDRIEPKTNAYQVRLDIGRPDLRHFGDWGAYFAYRYLERDSVLDAFTDSVFHEGGTDAEGWVIGATYAVATNTWFNLRWFSTDAIDGPPLSVDTLTVDLNARF encoded by the coding sequence ATGAAGATTGCTACTACCACCGCTGCCGCTCTGCTTGCGGGCTCCCTCACCCAGGCCGCGCAGGCCGATGAGCGCGAAGCCACGCTGGTTAACCGAAATACGACCCTGAATTTGATCGAGGCGTTGGTAAAAAAAGGCGTTTTGGATCGCGACAGCGCCGATGCCATGATCAAGGATGCCAAGGCGCAAGCCGTCAAGGAAGCGCGTGAGGAAATCGCCCGCGACGATGCCGCCGCCGCCAAAAGTGACTCGTCTGCAGCGTCCACGGGCAACAAGAAGGGGCAGTCAGTCCACGTGGCCTATGTACCGCAGATCGTCAAAAAGGAGATCAGGGACGAAGTGCGAGCCGAACTACGCGACGAAGTGGTGCGTGAAGTCAAAACCCAGGCGAAGAACGAAAAGTGGGGCATACCGGCCGCGCTTCCGGATTGGGTGAGCCGTATCAAACCCTATTTCGACATGCGACTTCGGTTCGCGGACGAGTTTTATCAGGGCGACAATGCCCAATATTTCGACTGGATGCAAATCAACGAGGACGGAGGCATTTCACAGGCTCTCGCGGACAACCAAGCCTTCTTAAATACCCGGATTGACCGTACGCGCTTTCGCGAGCGCTTCAGGCTGGGCTTTGACGCGCAAATCACAGAGCAGATTAAGGCGGGATTCCGCTTCGCAACCAGTAACCAGTTCAGTCCGGTGTCAAACAATCAGACTCTTGGCAACACGGGGCAGTCATGGGAGTTCGCGATTGATCGGGCCTTCCTGCAATACGACTACGTGGACGGCGATGGGCATGATTGGTTCACCCTGTCGGGAGGTCGAATCGCTAACCCTTGGGTTTCATCGGATGTGGTTTACGACCCTGACCTTAGTTTCGAGGGATTCGCTGGAACGCTTCGATGGCCTTTCAACCAGTCTGACAGCGACGTCAAGACCTATGTCGCACCTAATCCAACGGGCCGGTTCGGGGTCAATATGGGACAACAGAAACCTGATTCGGTTTTTGCCACGGCTGGTGTTTTCCCGATTCAGGAAGTCGACTTTTCAAGTTCCGACAAATGGCTGTTCGGCGGGCAGATCGGGGCGGATTGGCTGGTGTTCGATCAGTCTCGCTTGATCGTGCAAGGCTCCTATTACCATTACAAAAATATCAGCGCGCGGCGTAATGCCTTTGAAAGCCGACAGTATGACTGGACGGCGCCCGAGTTCATGCAAAAGGGCAATTCCCTGGTCGCCATCAACGATGCCAAGAACCAGCCAGCCTGTAACACCGGTTCTCTCGGGGCTCAAAATGTCTGCTTGGTTGGTCTCGCATCCGGCTTTCAGATCTTCAATGCCAGCGTGATGTTTGACTATGCGGACTTCGCGCCCACCCACGTTTTCCTGACCTTCGACTATGCCAAGAATCTAGGATTCGACGAAGAGAAGATATTCCGCCAATTCGGGGACCGTATCGAACCCAAGACCAACGCCTACCAAGTCCGATTGGACATAGGTCGGCCTGATCTCCGGCACTTTGGCGACTGGGGCGCCTACTTCGCCTACCGCTATCTCGAGCGTGATTCGGTCTTGGATGCTTTCACGGATTCTGTCTTCCACGAAGGCGGCACTGACGCCGAGGGTTGGGTGATCGGTGCGACTTATGCTGTGGCTACCAATACCTGGTTCAACCTGCGCTGGTTTAGCACCGATGCGATCGATGGTCCTCCGCTCAGCGTCGACACCCTCACGGTCGATCTAAACGCACGGTTTTGA
- a CDS encoding energy transducer TonB family protein: YLLQGLFEKPAQAKKQVQQITVIQPPPPPPPPPPEQKPPEPEPEPEKIEEPEPEPEPEQPEAEEAPPSEDLGVDAEGGAGGDAFGLMGKKGGRGLIGGGGGSAILWYGGQVKRLLEDQLHELLAETPARKSSYAVTLEIWVGTEGQVNRVELSGASGKQEVDQAIRAALTKLRVNIGKAPPGNMPQPLHVRLTSRI, encoded by the coding sequence GTACCTGCTGCAAGGCTTGTTCGAGAAGCCGGCGCAGGCCAAGAAACAGGTGCAGCAGATCACCGTGATCCAGCCGCCGCCGCCACCACCGCCCCCGCCGCCGGAACAAAAACCGCCGGAGCCAGAGCCTGAGCCCGAGAAGATCGAGGAGCCGGAACCTGAACCAGAACCGGAGCAGCCTGAAGCGGAAGAAGCCCCTCCGAGCGAAGACCTGGGCGTGGATGCCGAGGGCGGCGCCGGCGGCGATGCCTTCGGACTAATGGGCAAGAAGGGCGGTCGCGGCTTGATCGGGGGAGGTGGCGGCAGCGCCATCCTTTGGTATGGCGGGCAGGTTAAGCGCTTGCTGGAGGATCAGTTGCACGAACTATTGGCCGAGACTCCGGCGCGTAAAAGCAGTTACGCGGTCACCCTGGAAATCTGGGTCGGAACTGAGGGACAAGTCAACCGTGTGGAATTGTCCGGGGCCAGTGGCAAGCAGGAGGTCGATCAGGCAATTCGTGCCGCGCTGACCAAGCTTCGAGTAAACATCGGCAAGGCGCCGCCGGGCAACATGCCGCAGCCTTTGCACGTGCGGCTTACCTCGAGAATTTGA